In the Desulfuromonas sp. DDH964 genome, GATGCCGCCGAAAGTCGGTTCGAGGATCTTGACGGTGCGGATGATTTCATCCGAATCCTTGGTGTTCAGCTCGATATCAAAGACATCCACATCGGCGAAACGCTTGAAGAGGACCCCTTTCCCCTCCATCACCGGTTTGCCGGCCATGGCGCCGATGTCACCGAGGCCGAGGACCGCCGTGCCGTTGGAGACGACGGCAACCAGATTCCCCTTGGCCGTATATTCATAGGCCATGGCCGGGTCTTTTTCGATCTCCAGGCAGGGTTCGGCGACGCCGGGGCTGTAGGCGAGAGAGAGATCGCGGCTGGTAGCGCAGGGTTTGGTGGTGATGACTTCGATTTTTCCTTTACGGCCTGAACTGTGATAGTCCAGGGCGTCCTGACGTTTTGACATGGGGGTGGTCCTCCTGTCCGGGTGATTGGTGCCGATGGCCTCACGCTGAAGCGGGGCGAATGTCGTTTCCGTTTGGACGGGCCAAAATAAGTTTAGCTAAAAAAATAAGATAAAATTTTACTGAAGATAAAGCCGGAAAATAGCGCCTGAATTGTCAGTTGTCAAGGGTATTCTGGTTTGCCTAATCCAAAGAAAACAATGTTTCCGAAACATCGTTCGTGATTTTCAGCAATCATGGTGCCAAGCCCTTTGCTTTTGATAAAATATCGCCAATTAGCGCGGCGTCAACGTACCAAGGCGAAGAATTGACATTCGGACTGGGTAGTGGCGAGCTTCTGGGGTGGCCGATTTCGGCCATTCCAGGAATATTTCCGCCGCTGGTTACGTCCCGGTCAAAACTCAAATCCGATTGACACTCCCCGGTCGCAAGGGTACAACAGGTCGGTACCGGGATGGAGTCAGGGTCTGGTCCATCGAGCCGGGCTGAGACATCCCGACAGGACTGTTTTACGGGTCAGGGCGAGGGGCTGAATCTCCCAAATGCAACGCATCGGCGTACTTTCAGATACCCACCTGCACGGATTCGCCACCGGCGGGGCGTTCCTGGAGGGACTGGTGACCCGCTACTTCGGGGATGCCGAAATCATCCTGCACGCGGGTGATCTCGTCGATCCGGATGTACTGCTCGGGTTGAGCGACCGGACCATTTTCCAGGTGCGCGGGAACCTCGATCCGCCCCGCCGCAACCTGCCGCAACGACGGATCCTTGAAATCGGCGGTTTCCGCATCGGGCTGATTCATGGCTGGGGTCCTCCCGATGGAGTGGCCGGCAAGGTGCTGGAAGCATTCCGGGGGGAGGCCCTGGACTGCCTGGTTTTCGGCCACAGTCATCTCCCGTGCTGCGAACGCCGGGAAGGCGTGTTACTCTTCAATCCCGGGAGTCCCAGCGATCGCCGCCAGGCCCCCTGGCATTCGGTCGGTCTGCTCGAACTCGGGACGACCATCGAGGGGCGGATCATCAACATCGACAGTGACTGAAGGAGCGGGTATGGAACGGCTCTGGGCGCCCTGGCGGCTCGACTATATCCAGGGTGAAAAAGGGGAAGGCGACTGCATCTTCTGTCTCGGCGACCGGGCTGCTGAAGATTCAGCGCGCCTGGTCCTCGCCCGTACCCCCCTGGCCTGTGTCCTGATGAACCGTTATCCTTACAGCAATGGCCACCTCCTGATAGCTCCTCATCGGCACACTTCGGACCTGGACAGTCTGGGCGAGGCCGAGGTACTCGACATGCACCGTCTGCTGTGCCGCAGCCGCCAGGTTCTTGCCGAACGGGTCGGCGCCCAGGGTTTCAATATCGGCATGAACCTTGGCCAGATCGCCGGGGCCGGGATTGCCGAACACCTCCACCTTCACATTGTTCCGCGCTGGAGCGGTGACACCAATTTCATGCCGGTCTTTGCCGATGTGCGGGTTATCCCGCAGCACCTGCTGACGACCTACGAACTGCTGCGTGACGGCTTTCCCGGGAGCGAATAATGACGATTTTTCGCAACATCATGGCCTTGCTGATCCTCGGCCTGGTGCTTTTCCTCGCCCTGACCAACGCCGCGCCGGTGCGGGTCAGCGCCTTTGGCTACCAGACCCCGGAACTCCCCCTCTTTGTCTTCCTGCTGGTCTTTTTTGCTCTCGGTTACCTCCTTGCGGCACTGGTCGGGGCGGTGCGCCAGACTGCCCTGCGGCGCCAGATTGCCCGGCTCGAACGGGAACTGGCGCGAGGCGCCGGCCGCAATTCCGCCTCCCCGGCGGCAGCGGGGGGAGCAGACAACGAAAACTGATTTCAACCCGGAAAGGACGCTGCTTTCATGCTGGAGATTTTTCAAAAGGGCGGGCCGCTCATGTACCCGATCCTCTTCTGTTCGGTCCTCGGTCTGGCCATTTTTCTGGAACGGATCCTGGCCTTTTATCGCTTCCGCCGCGGAAGCGAAGAACTGATTCGGGAGGTGGTCAGCCTGCTCGGAGCCAAGCGTCTGGTCGAAGCGGTGGCGGCCTGCCAGCGCGCCGATACGCCGCTCGGGCGGGTGGTCTTCGCCGCCCTGCGTGCCGCCGGTCGCACCCGCACCCAGATCAAGGAGGTCACCGAGGAAGCCGGCCGCCGGGAGGCTGCCCCCCTAGAACGCTACCTCGGCCTGCTCGGCACCATTGCCTCCCTCTCCCCGCTGCTGGGATTGCTGGGGACCGTGCTGGGGATGATCCAGGCCTTCAATGTCATCGCCACCCAGGGGGTCGGTACCCCGGCGACCCTCGGTGGCGGCATCTCCCAGGCGCTGATCACCACCGCGGCCGGGCTGGCCGTGGCGATCCCCACTATCCTGCTGCACAAGTATCTCTCCGGGCGTCTCGACCGGCTGTTGCTGGAGATGGAAGGCTGGTCGCTGCAGATCGTTGATCTTCTCGGCAGCGAGGAGAGCTGAAGCGATGGCCTGGCTGCGCAAACGGCGCGATGAGCCGAAGGTCGACCTGACCTCGATGGTCGATGTCGTCTTTCTGCTGCTGATCTTCTTCATGATCTCGACCACCTTCGTCGAGAACCCGGGGCTGACCATCAGGCTCCCCGAATCGGGTGCAAAACGGAGTGATGCCGAACCCAAGGAGGTCAAGGTCTACCTTTCGTCCGCGGGGAAAATCTCCCTCGGCGACGAAGCGGTCACTCTGGCAGAACTGCGCCGGCGACTCGATGCTTTTGGTCCCCGCGGCGCGGCGATGACCTTTGTCCTTTATGCCGATACCGAGAGTCGTCACGGCCAGGTGGTCGAGCTGATGGATGCAGCGCGGGCGGCCGGGTTCGGCAAGCTGGCGATCGCGACCGATCCGAAAGCGCCTCGGTGATGGCCGCCCTTCGCAAGGGAGGAGATAGATGAAACCGACCATTGCCATTCTTACCGGTGGCGGTGACTGTCCGGGGCTGAACGCGGTCATTCGTGGGGTCGTACGGGCTGCGGTGCTGCAGCGAGGCTGGCGGGTCATCGGCATCGAAGACGGCTTTGACGGCCTGGTCGGCACGCCGCGCTGGCGCGAACTCGACCTCGCCGCCGTCCGTGGCATCCTGCCGCAGGGGGGGACGATTCTCGGTACCAGCAACCGCGGCAACCCTTTCGCCTACCCGGTGCGCGAAAAGGGGGAGATCGTGCTGCGCGATGTTTCGGCCGAAGTAGTGGCCAATTTTCGCGAACTGGGAGCCACCGTTTTGATCACCGTCGGCGGCGACGGCACCCTGAAGATTGCGCGCCGGCTCGGCGAACTGGGGCTTAATATCGTCGCGGTGCCGAAGACCATCGATAATGACCTGCAGGGAACCGACGTCACCTTCGGCTACAACTCGGCGGTCGGCGTGGTGACCGAAGCCCTTGATCGCCTCCACAGCACGGCAGAGAGCCATCACCGGGTGATGATCGTCGAGGTCATGGGGCGGGATGCTGGCTGGATTGCTCTTGAAGCGGGGATTGCTGGTTCGGCGGATGTGATCCTGCTGCCGGAAATTCCCTATTCTCTCGATGCTATTTGTGCCGCGATTGCCGGTCGCCGCGAACGGGGGAGCCGCTTCTCCATCCTGGTGGTTGCCGAAGGGGCTCACCCTGCGGATGGCGGCAAGGTGGTACGAGTGAGTGCCGGGGAGAATCTCGGGGTCGAACGACTCGGCGGGATCGGACAGACCCTGGCGGCGCAGCTAGGCGCACGTTTCGAGATGGAGAATCGGGTGGTGGTTCTCGGTCATTTACAGCGGGGCGGCAGCCCGACCCCCTTCGACCGCATCCTCGGTTCCCGTTTCGGGGTCAAGGCGGTGCAGCTGGTGGAGCAGGGGGAATTCGGGCGGATGGTCGCCCTGGCCGGCCGCGCGGTCGACTCGGTACCGATCGCCGCCGCCGTCGAAGCGCTGAACCTGGTCGACCCCGCCGGAGACCTCTGCCGGACCGCCGAGGAGCTGGGGATCTGTCTCGGTCGCTGAAGCGGGCAGACCCGGTTTTTTCTTGACGATGGCTAATCAGCCCGTTACTGTACGCCAAGGATTTCGTGAATTCAGCCAGTTAAGGTTGACTGCCAGCCTTTTGCGAATGGAGTGGGCATGTCGCTGAATCACTCGGGGAAACAGTGCATGCGGCACCAGGGGGGCGCCCCCGTGGGTGCCTTTTTTTATTCCGGCAAAGTCTGACGACAGGGGAGAGGGAGAAGCCATTATGCGCTCAGGCCTGGAATTCGAACGCAGCTGGAGCTACGCCTTCTATGGCGTCTGCCTCGGTTTTCTGGCGCCGGTCGGCTGGATTGCCCTGCGCCTGATCCTGTTCCGCGATCCGTCGATCGGCCTGTTTGAGCAGATTTTCGACGATATCGTTCGCAGCGCCGAGAGCCTGGCCCTGTACGGTTACATGGCTGGCGGGACCGCGCTGGTTCTCGGCACCTTCGGCTATCTGATCGGCAGCGCTTCCCAGCAGATTCACGAGCGGGCGGCCCGTCTCGATGAGCTCAACACCACCGTTGCCACCCAGAAGGAAGAGTTCGAGCGCCGCTTTCGGGACCTCAATAACGGCATCAAGAACTTCCATGCCATCAACAACCACATCCAGAAGACCAGCGACCCGCGCCAGGTGATGCACCTTGCCGCGGATGGCCTCCATGAAATCCTCGGCTACGACCGGGTCAACATCCTCATGGTCAACAAGGAACGGGACTGCCTCGAATTTACCGCCAGCCGTGGCAGCGGCAATGACAACGTCAAGGGCCTGACGGTTCCCCTCGACGAACGGGGCGGCGCGCTCTTTCTCGCCGTGCGCGACCAGCGACTGCTGCTGGTCGATGACATCACGCGCTACCCGGACGAATTCCATCTCAAGGCCCCCTGTGACCGCATTGTCCAGCTGCGGTCACGCAGCTTCATCCTCTGTCCAATCATTGTCCGCGACGAAGTGGTGGGACTCTTCGGCGTCGACAACAAGATCAAGCGTAAAGCCCTCGACGATACCGATGTCGATACCGTCAAGCTTTTTGCCGACCAGGTCTCCTCGACCCTGACCAAGCTCGAACTGCTGCAGGCGGTCGAGACCCTGACCCGGGAGCTCGAAAAGACCTTTGCCGAACTGCTGCGCTACCGGGAAGAGCACGCGCGCTGTGACGAGTCGCTCTATCGCGCCACCTCGGCGACCGGCGCGTCGATTGCCGAAATTGTCCACGCCGCCGATGTCGTCCGCCACGCGGTTGACACCACCCGCTCGGCGGCGAGCGAAATTTCGGTCTCGATCGAACAGGTGAGCCAGAACCTCAACCAGCTCAACGATTTCATGGACCGTTCCATTTCGGCGATGACCGAAATCGGCAATACCATCAAGTCAGTGGAGGAGAACGGCGCCCGCTCCCACAGCATGTCGGAGACCGTGCGCCGCCAGGCCGAAGAAGGGCGCGCCGGGGTGTCCGATACCCTGGAGGGACTGCAGGGGATTGCCGGTTCGGTCGACGAGGCCGTAGCCGCCATCGATCGTCTGGCTGAAAAGAGTGAGGAGATCGGCACCATCACCGGGGTGATTACCGAAATCACCCAGAAGACCAACCTGCTTGCCCTCAACGCGGCCATCATCGCCGCCCAGGCCGGTGAAAACGGGCGCTCCTTCGCCGTAGTGGCGGACGAGGTGCGCAGCCTCTCCCAGGAAGCAGCCAATTCGACCGGGGCGATCACCGCCATTGTCGAGGAGATCCAGTCCTTCACCCGGGAGACTGTCGACCATATCGGCCAGACCCGCAGCCTGGTCAGGCAGGGGATCGATAAGGGGAATGACCTGGAAATTTCCCTGCAGCAGATCCTGCAATCTTCCGAGCAGGCGATGCTCATGGCCCAGGATATCCGCAAGGCGACCCGCGAGGTATCCAAGGCGGTCGAGTCGGTGAGCCAATCGATCGAGGATCTCGGCGAAATGTCTTCCCAGGTCTTTGTCGCCTCCCGGGAGCAGGCCCAGGGGACCCGCAGCATTGTCAAGTCGATCGAAGAGGTCGTGACCATGGCCGACGACATGGCCGAGGCGACCACCCGGCAACAGCAGTCGACCCGGGATATCGAAGCGGCGGCCCGGGTGGTCACCGGCATGGTCGGGCGGATATTCCAAGCGATGGAAGAGCGCCAGGCCGGCAGCCGCGAGGTCTTCGAGCGGCTGGAAAAACTGAAGGCCGTGGACAGCAGGGGCGCCTAAAGCAGATTCGGGGCAGGGTGCCGGGCCGCAGCAGGCAACCGGAACAGTAACCAGAAAGACCGTCGGGCGCGCGTGAACGCCGGGCGGTCTTTTTTTGTAGTCAGGAAGGGGGGAGGATGCTGCGTTGAGTTCAGGAGGCGGCCTGATCATCCTCGTCCAGGCGGGTCGAGTCGCTGGGACAGTCTTCGCGCCCGGGGCAATGCTCGCGCCGGCAGGGCTCGATGTGGATGGTGACATCGGCCCCCTGGATGTCGGCTTCGATGCGCTTTTCGAGGTGATCGGCAATGCTGTGTGCCTCTTCCACCGAGAGGTGCTTGCAGACAGTGAGGTGGAAATCCATGATCTTCTGCGAACCGGCGCGCCGGGTGCGCAGGTTGTGGTAGCCGGTGATGTCATGCTCGTGAGCCTGGATCAGGCGGTCGACCTCGTCACGTACCACCGCAGGCAGCTCCTCGTCGAGGACGTCGCGCAGGCCCTGGCGGACCAGGCGCAGCGCTTCGAAGAGGATATAACAGGCGATGAGAATGGAGAGGACCGGGTCGAGCCAGGGGATGGCGACAAAGCGGATAAGGATCAGGCCGAGCATCAGGCCGAGGTTGGTGTAAACGTCCATGGCGAAGTGGAGCGAATCGGCCTGCAGCGCCGACGAGTCGGTCGCCTTGGCGACCCGGCGCAGGTAGCGACTGATCAGGACCGAAGCGATGGTTCCGATCAGGAGGACGACGATGCCGCTGTCGATGCGGGTGAGGGTCACCCCGGCGCGCAGCCGGGAGATCGACTCGGCGATGATCCAGATGCCCGAGCCGGCGATCACCAGCGACTGGATCATCGTCGCCAGGGTTTCGTACTTGCCGTGGCCGAAGGGGTGGTTTTCGTCGGCGGGCTGTTCCGCCTGGCGGATGGCGAGAAAGTTCACTCCGGACATCAGGATGTCGAGCAGGGAGTCGATCGCCGAGGAGAGGACCGCCATCGAGCCGGTCATGACGCCGGCGACCAGCTTCAGGATGGCGAGGCTGGTGGCGGTGAGAATCGAGATGCTGGCAGCGCGGATTTTTGCCGAGAGCTGGGCCATGCGTAGTCTTCCCGGTGGTCGGTTCAGTCGCCGACCGGACAGGCCCGGTCCCAGCGGCTGTAGCCGTCGTTGTCGATAGCCCAGAAGGCGTCGATGCGCCCGCGAAAGAATTCGACGTCTCTGGCCTGGTTTTGCATTTCGGTTGCCAGGGTCGGCGGAACCAGTCCCTGTTCGGCCAGGTAGTGATAAAAGACCGTGACCCCCTCGAGGATGGCGCAAAGCTCCTTCAGGTTCGGTTCGAGGTTGCGCACGATGTACCAGTTGCCGGCAAACTGCCGCAGGCGTTGCGGCTGCAATTGCAGGATGTTCTCGCGGCGATCGCCGATGACGAATTCGCGCAGAAAGTAGTCGGCGCCATGGGCGAGGGCGCCGGCTGCGGCCGAATCGAAGTCGCCGGCGGCGACCAGGTCGGAAGCGAAACGGAGCAGCAGCTGGTGGCAGAAGCGGTCGGCGCGAATTTCATCTTCAAGGGTGGTGATACTGAAGACACTTTCCGGGAAGGCTTCGCTCAGCGGCAGATCGGTGGGGAGGGAAGACGGCATGAAGAGCTCCTTAAATGGGGCCTTTCTTATCACTCTGGCGCCTCCCCGTCAAGGATATACCTCTCCTGGCCGGGTTGGGAGGCGTTCCCCTTTACCTGTTTACAGAGGGGTGTGGCGTTTGTTAACATAACGCCCATTTCGAACCTGCCGAGACCGGCTCCTTCCCGCGAGGATTGCTGCATGAACGCCCCCACCCCGATGATGCGTCAGTACCTGGAGATCAAGGCCGATTACCCTGACGCCATCCTCTTCTTCCGCCTCGGGGACTTCTACGAGATGTTCCTGGACGATGCGGTGACGGCGTCACGGGTCCTCGACATCACCCTCACCTCCCGCAACAAGGGGGCCGCCGACGAGGTCCCCTTGTGCGGCATCCCCTACCACAGCTGCCAGCCCTATATTGCTCGTCTGGTGGAGAATGGCTACAAGGTCGCGGTCTGCGAGCAGGTCGAGGACCCGAAGAGTGCCAAGGGGATCGTGCGCCGCGAAGTGGTGCGCGTCGTTACCCCCGGCCTGGTGGTTGACAGCGACACCCTGCGGCCCAAGGAAAACAACTACCTCGCTGCCGTCGCCGGCGCTCCCGGAGGGCGTTGGGGGGTGGCGGTCCTCGATATCACCACTGGTGAATTCCGCGCCACCGAGGTGGCCGGGGAGGGCCCCCTGCGCAGCGAGCTGGCCGCCTTCAACCCGCGCGAGGTGCTCGTTGCCGCCGCCGAGGACGGCAGTGCCTTGCCGCCGGTGCTGGCCGAACTGCCGCCGGAGGTGGTGGTCAACCGGCTGCCGGCCTGGGTCTACGAACCGGACCGGGCGGCGGAACAGATTCGGCGTTTCTTCGCCTGCGCCAGCCTCGAGTCCTTCGGCTGCGCCGAGCTGCCGTTGGCGGTCGCCGCCGCCGGGGCGGTCCTGCATTACCTGGAGCTGACCCAGAAGCAGGGGGTCGCCCATGTCCGCACCCTGCAGACCTACCACAGCCGCGATTTCATGGTGCTCGATGCCGCCACCCGGCGTAATCTCGAACTGACCGCCACCATCTACGACGGCAGTCGCAAGGGCTCGCTGCTCGGGGTCCTCGACCGCACCCTGACCGCCATGGGGGGGCGCAAGCTGCGGCATTGGGTGCATCACCCGCTGGTTGCGGTTGAGCCGGTCCGGCGCCGCCACCAGGCGGTGACCGAACTGGTCGAGCAGTCGCTGCCGCGCCTTGAGCTGCGCCAGGGACTTGACGGCGTCTACGATCTTGAACGTCTCAGCGCCCGCATCAGCATGGCCAATGCCAACGCCAAGGACCT is a window encoding:
- a CDS encoding ATP-dependent 6-phosphofructokinase, translated to MKPTIAILTGGGDCPGLNAVIRGVVRAAVLQRGWRVIGIEDGFDGLVGTPRWRELDLAAVRGILPQGGTILGTSNRGNPFAYPVREKGEIVLRDVSAEVVANFRELGATVLITVGGDGTLKIARRLGELGLNIVAVPKTIDNDLQGTDVTFGYNSAVGVVTEALDRLHSTAESHHRVMIVEVMGRDAGWIALEAGIAGSADVILLPEIPYSLDAICAAIAGRRERGSRFSILVVAEGAHPADGGKVVRVSAGENLGVERLGGIGQTLAAQLGARFEMENRVVVLGHLQRGGSPTPFDRILGSRFGVKAVQLVEQGEFGRMVALAGRAVDSVPIAAAVEALNLVDPAGDLCRTAEELGICLGR
- a CDS encoding HIT family protein, translating into MERLWAPWRLDYIQGEKGEGDCIFCLGDRAAEDSARLVLARTPLACVLMNRYPYSNGHLLIAPHRHTSDLDSLGEAEVLDMHRLLCRSRQVLAERVGAQGFNIGMNLGQIAGAGIAEHLHLHIVPRWSGDTNFMPVFADVRVIPQHLLTTYELLRDGFPGSE
- a CDS encoding cation diffusion facilitator family transporter, encoding MAQLSAKIRAASISILTATSLAILKLVAGVMTGSMAVLSSAIDSLLDILMSGVNFLAIRQAEQPADENHPFGHGKYETLATMIQSLVIAGSGIWIIAESISRLRAGVTLTRIDSGIVVLLIGTIASVLISRYLRRVAKATDSSALQADSLHFAMDVYTNLGLMLGLILIRFVAIPWLDPVLSILIACYILFEALRLVRQGLRDVLDEELPAVVRDEVDRLIQAHEHDITGYHNLRTRRAGSQKIMDFHLTVCKHLSVEEAHSIADHLEKRIEADIQGADVTIHIEPCRREHCPGREDCPSDSTRLDEDDQAAS
- a CDS encoding metallophosphoesterase family protein, whose translation is MQRIGVLSDTHLHGFATGGAFLEGLVTRYFGDAEIILHAGDLVDPDVLLGLSDRTIFQVRGNLDPPRRNLPQRRILEIGGFRIGLIHGWGPPDGVAGKVLEAFRGEALDCLVFGHSHLPCCERREGVLLFNPGSPSDRRQAPWHSVGLLELGTTIEGRIINIDSD
- a CDS encoding ExbD/TolR family protein gives rise to the protein MAWLRKRRDEPKVDLTSMVDVVFLLLIFFMISTTFVENPGLTIRLPESGAKRSDAEPKEVKVYLSSAGKISLGDEAVTLAELRRRLDAFGPRGAAMTFVLYADTESRHGQVVELMDAARAAGFGKLAIATDPKAPR
- a CDS encoding MotA/TolQ/ExbB proton channel family protein, with the translated sequence MLEIFQKGGPLMYPILFCSVLGLAIFLERILAFYRFRRGSEELIREVVSLLGAKRLVEAVAACQRADTPLGRVVFAALRAAGRTRTQIKEVTEEAGRREAAPLERYLGLLGTIASLSPLLGLLGTVLGMIQAFNVIATQGVGTPATLGGGISQALITTAAGLAVAIPTILLHKYLSGRLDRLLLEMEGWSLQIVDLLGSEES
- a CDS encoding methyl-accepting chemotaxis protein, whose translation is MRSGLEFERSWSYAFYGVCLGFLAPVGWIALRLILFRDPSIGLFEQIFDDIVRSAESLALYGYMAGGTALVLGTFGYLIGSASQQIHERAARLDELNTTVATQKEEFERRFRDLNNGIKNFHAINNHIQKTSDPRQVMHLAADGLHEILGYDRVNILMVNKERDCLEFTASRGSGNDNVKGLTVPLDERGGALFLAVRDQRLLLVDDITRYPDEFHLKAPCDRIVQLRSRSFILCPIIVRDEVVGLFGVDNKIKRKALDDTDVDTVKLFADQVSSTLTKLELLQAVETLTRELEKTFAELLRYREEHARCDESLYRATSATGASIAEIVHAADVVRHAVDTTRSAASEISVSIEQVSQNLNQLNDFMDRSISAMTEIGNTIKSVEENGARSHSMSETVRRQAEEGRAGVSDTLEGLQGIAGSVDEAVAAIDRLAEKSEEIGTITGVITEITQKTNLLALNAAIIAAQAGENGRSFAVVADEVRSLSQEAANSTGAITAIVEEIQSFTRETVDHIGQTRSLVRQGIDKGNDLEISLQQILQSSEQAMLMAQDIRKATREVSKAVESVSQSIEDLGEMSSQVFVASREQAQGTRSIVKSIEEVVTMADDMAEATTRQQQSTRDIEAAARVVTGMVGRIFQAMEERQAGSREVFERLEKLKAVDSRGA
- a CDS encoding lipopolysaccharide assembly protein LapA domain-containing protein gives rise to the protein MTIFRNIMALLILGLVLFLALTNAAPVRVSAFGYQTPELPLFVFLLVFFALGYLLAALVGAVRQTALRRQIARLERELARGAGRNSASPAAAGGADNEN